Proteins from one Salarias fasciatus chromosome 14, fSalaFa1.1, whole genome shotgun sequence genomic window:
- the LOC115400529 gene encoding tyrosine-protein kinase BAZ1B-like isoform X1 yields MAPLLGRKPYPLVKPLAEPPGPGEEVYIIEHTKEAFRNKEEYEARLERYSERIWTCKSTGSNQLTHKEAWEEEQEVTELLQEEYNEWFEKPVLEMVHHNTVSLDKLVEMAWVEILTKYAVGEECDFLVGKDKSLRVKVVKVHPLENPEGEPGEKKLEGACDSPSSDKENASQENQRKEPPLREEESRRESLSDRARRSPRKLPTAMKEEKKRWVMPKFLPHKYDVKLINEDKVISNVPVDSLFRTERPPTKEIIRYFIRHYALRLGMAENAPWVVEDELVKKYSLPSKFSDFLLDPHKFLAENPSAKRKSLTSPDGRSSKKLKTGDTAGQESGNEKGEKKRRKKSDGLGMPLSPTIWGHMQKIKMNGSPLKVKNSGTPKKDGKGSSPASPRSGRKSVDKKRGKKTGKGDDKLNVLKASKKDGKAGAKTPKMKQMTLLHLAKSPPAGSPKKRARSTGMGTPKLGKPLHPMALHLLRYYKENKGKEDKKNSLSSLISKAAKALSSDDRGRLPEELRELVQKRWELLEQKKRWAAMSEEERKVEMKKKREELREKLREKAKERRVKEMLVRREQSRRYEDQEIEGGKNLPAFKLVDMPEGLPNTLFGNVAMVVDFLHCYAGLLMPDDQYPITAVALIEALAGDRSGFLYLNRVLVVLLQTLLQDELAEGYSELDMPLSEIPLTMHSASELARLCLRPCDTHGEESGQGSEDSGAPGGFDDVVTTEYLEKLETVEVFELTPEEKVTLLVALCHRILMTYSVVDHVDAKQQRSAELWKERLAMLKEVNDRKRAEKKMRKEMESKGEKKKESSVKKENKKEAVKAEPEPEDMISSVKNRRLMAMQAKKEKEEMDRQNKERMEKEAEEERIRKQRAATERAFQDGITKARLVMRRTPLGTDRNHNRYWLFSDVVPGLYIEKGWVHEGIDYNFTPPPEDKPAEPEVEDEEEEDSEAAAAPDSQEAEKDDGSVDGAASEGLQQGPAVDVCIETTVPKQGQNLWFICGSPAELEELVESLHPQGVRESELKGNIQSRYQEIVHSIHLSRKAKLGLRTCDGYSELLKYMRSDIQEVASRLQKGGLGYLDDNTDIEDQLEHMESLKDFGECVITIQACVIKKFLQGFMAPKQKKKKKQGGEESSKAEEVDEEKRLAEEARVATAVEKWKTAIREAQTFSRMHVLLGMLDACIKWDMSAENARCKVCRRKGDDEKLILCDECNKAFHLFCLRPALYRIPTGEWLCPACQPTIARRGSRSRNYNQDTDEEEDEEDSEEEDSDEDEEDEEENDYKAMGHSLRPRKKNKQSSTRQKSSKSKSKKPSQGSKQKTGPNSPADIDELVRQSSQTGVRRQVLELERCEEILKKLMKFRYSWPFREPVSLEEAEDYLDIISQPMDFQTMLGKFGQSSYRHAQDFFEDLKLVFSNAEEYNQQGSTVLSCMVKTEQAFTELLQKLLPGLTYLRRRSRKRVSQQPATSEEEEEEEEEEDEEEEEEDEEQEEEPKKKMQNGKSSRKNARNARGRKGRERESESEQDEDEEEEEEEEEEEDDGGPRRSKRSQASRSRKDYREQDSDGERDTRRTRQRGGRGDASSDEDRPSQQRHSKRQKRS; encoded by the exons ATGGCACCGCTTTTGGGCCGGAAACCGTACCCACTGGTTAAGCCGCTAGCCGAGCCACCAGGCCCGGGAGAGGAGGTCTACATCATCGAGCACACCAAGGAGGCCTTCAGGAACAAAGA AGAGTACGAGGCGCGGTTGGAGAGGTACAGCGAGCGCATCTGGACGTGTAAGAGCACTGGAAGCAACCAGCTCACACACAAAGAAGCATGGGAGGAGGAACAAGAAGTCACTGAACT GCTCCAGGAGGAGTATAACGAGTGGTTTGAGAAGCCCGTCCTGGAGATGGTCCACCACAACACAGTGTCTTTGGACAAACTGGTGGAAATGGCTTGGGTGGAAATCCTCACCAAGTACGCCGTGGGTGAAGAATGTGACTTTCTG GTGGGGAAGGACAAAAGTTTGCGAGTCAAGGTGGTGAAGGTCCATCCTTTAGAAAACCCCGAGGGTGAGCCTGGGGAGAAGAAGCTCGAAGGAGCCTGTGACTCCCCTTCCAGTGACAAGGAGAACGCAAGCCAGGAAAACCAGAGGAAAGAGCCTCCACtgcgagaggaggagagcaggagggagagccTGA GTGATCGGGCTCGACGTTCTCCGAGGAAACTTCCTACTGccatgaaagaagagaagaagagatggGTCATGCCCAAATTCCTCCCTCATAAGTACGACGTGAAGCTCATCAATGAGGACAAG GTGATCAGTAACGTGCCAGTAGACAGTCTGTTCAGGACAGAGCGTCCTCCCACCAAGGAGATCATACGCTACTTCATCAGGCACTACGCTCTGAGGCTGGGCATGGCAGAAAACGCTCCCTGGGTGGTTGAAGACGAACTGGTGAAAAAATACAGTCTGCCCAGCAAATTCAGTGACTTCCTGCTTGATCCACACAAG TTTTTGGCAGAAAATCCCTCAGCCAAGCGTAAAAGTTTGACGTCTCCGGATGGGAGATCAAGCAAGAAGCTGAAGACGGGCGACACGGCGGGACAGGAATCGGGAAATGAGaagggggaaaagaaaaggagaaagaagagCGACGGCCTGGGGATGCCCCTCAGTCCCACCATTTGGGGTCACATGCAG AAGATTAAAATGAATGGTTCTCCACTCAAGGTAAAGAACTCGGGGACTCCTAAGAAGGACGGCAAGGGCTCTTCTCCCGCCTCGCCGAGATCCGGCCGAAAGTCTGTGGACaagaagagaggaaagaaaacaggaaaaggtGACGATAAGCTCAACGTTCTCAAAGCCTCCAAAAAGGACGGAAAAGCCGGGGCGAAAACACCAAAGATGAAGCAGATGACTCTGCTACATTTGGCCAAGAGCCCCCCTGCAGGAAGTCCAAAGAAGAGAGCCCGCAGTACAGGCATGGGCACGCCGAAGCTCGGGAAGCCTCTGCACCCCATGGCTCTCCACCTCCTTCGCTACTACAAAGAGAACAAGGGCAAAGAGGATAAGAAGAACTCCCTTTCCTCTCTCATCTCCAAAGCAGCGAAGGCCTTGTCCTCAGACGACCGCGGTCGGCTGCCGGAGGAGCTCAGAGAGCTGGTCCAGAAACGCTGGGAGCTTCTGGAGCAGAAGAAGCGATGGGCCGCCATGAgcgaagaggagaggaaggtggagatgaagaagaaacGCGAGGAGCTCCGGGAGAAGCTGAGAGAAAAGGCCAAGGAGCGACGCGTGAAGGAGATGCTGGTCCGCCGCGAGCAGTCGCGAAGATACGAAGACCAAGAGATCGAAGGCGGCAAAAACCTGCCAGCGTTCAAACTGGTGGACATGCCCGAGGGGCTGCCCAACACCCTGTTCGGCAACGTGGCCATGGTGGTGGACTTCCTCCACTGCTACGCCGGGCTGCTGATGCCGGACGACCAGTACCCGATCACGGCCGTCGCTCTGATAGAGGCGCTGGCGGGAGACAGGTCCGGCTTCCTGTACCTGAACCGCGTGCTGGTGGTCTTGCTccagacgctgctgcaggacgagcTGGCCGAAGGCTACAGCGAGCTCGACATGCCCCTGTCGGAAATCCCCCTCACCATGCACTCCGCCTCCGAGCTGGCGCGGCTGTGCCTGCGGCCGTGCGACACCCACGGCGAGGAGAGCGGGCAGGGGTCGGAGGActcgggggccccggggggcttCGACGACGTGGTGACGACGGAGTacctggagaagctggagacGGTGGAGGTGTTCGAGCTGACTCCCGAGGAGAAGGTCACCCTGCTGGTGGCGCTGTGCCACCGCATCCTCATGACGTACTCGGTGGTGGACCACGTGGACGCCAAGCAGCAGCGGTCGGCCGAGCTGTGGAAGGAGCGCCTGGCGATGCTGAAAGAGGTCAACGACCGCAAGAGGGCCGAGAAGAAGATGCGGAAGGAGATGGAGAGCAAAG gagagaagaaaaaagagtcaagtgtaaagaaagaaaacaaaaaagaagcgGTGAAGGCCGAGCCTGAGCCAGAGGACATGATCAGCTCGGTGAAGAACCGGCGGCTGATGGCCATGCAGgccaagaaggagaaggaggagatggacagACAGAACAAAG AACGGATGGAGAAGGAGGCCGAAGAGGAGCGGATACGTAAACAGAGGGCCGCCACCGAGAGAGCCTTCCAAGATGGCATCACCAAAGCCAGGCTGGTGATGCGCCGGACGCCGCTGGGGACGGACAGGAATCATAACAG GTACTGGCTTTTCTCCGACGTCGTCCCCGGCCTGTACATAGAGAAAGGATGGGTGCATGAAGGCATCGACTACAACTTCACCCCCCCGCCAGAGGACAAACCAGCCGAACCCGAGgtggaagacgaggaggaggaggacagtgaaGCAGCCGCTGCCCCTGATTCACAGG AAGCTGAGAAGGATGACGGGAGTGTCGATGGTGCGGCGAGCGAAGGGCtgcagcagggaccagcagtgGATGTCTGCATAGAGACGACGGTTCCCAAACAGGGACAGAACCTCTG GTTCATCTGTGGCAGCccggcggagctggaggagctggtggaaaGCCTTCATCCTCAGGGGGTCAGAGAGAGCGAGCTCAAGGGAAATATACAAAGCAG GTACCAGGAGATCGTCCACTCCATCCACCTGAGCCGTAAAGCCAAGCTGGGCCTCAGGACCTGCGACGGCTACTCAGAGCTGCTCAAATACATGCGCAGCGACATCCAGGAGGTGGCTTCACGACTCCAGAAGGGAGGCCTGGGATACCTGGACGACAACACGGACATCGAAGACCAG TTGGAACATATGGAGAGCTTGAAGGACTTTGGCGAGTGCGTCATCACCATCCAGGCTTGTGTCATCAAGAAGTTCCTGCAGGGATTCATGGCcccaaagcagaagaagaagaagaagcagggagGGGAAGAAAGCAGCAAAGCTGAAGAAGTGGACGAAGAGAAGAGGCTGGCAGAAGAAGCCAGG GTAGCGACAGCGGTGGAGAAGTGGAAGACGGCTATCAGAGAGGCTCAGACCTTCTCCCGCATGCACGTGCTGCTGGGGATGTTGGATGCGTGCATTAAGTGGGACATGTCGGCCGAGAACGCTCGCTGCAAAGTCTGTCGCAGGAAAG GTGATGACGAGAAACTGATCCTCTGTGACGAATGCAACAAGGCCTTCCACCTGTTCTGTCTGCGGCCGGCTCTGTACCGCATCCCCACCGGGGAGTGGCTGTGCCCGGCCTGCCAGCCGACCATCGCCCGGCGAGGCTCCCGCTCCAG AAACTATAATCAGGACACggatgaagaagaggatgaggaggactctgaagaggaggactccgacgaagatgaagaggacgaggaggaaaaCGACTACAAAGCCATGGGGCACAGCT TGAGACCAaggaagaagaacaagcagTCTTCAACTCGACAAAAAAGCTCAAAGAGTAAATCCAAGAAGCCGTCTCAGGGCAGCAAACAGAAAACGGGTCCCAACAGCCCTGCAGACATCGATGAATTG gtgCGGCAGAGCTCCCAGACGGGAGTGCGCCGACAGGTGCTAGAGCTGGAGCGGTGCGAGGAAATCCTCAAGAAACTGATGAAGTTCCGCTACAGCTGGCCTTTCAG GGAGCCCGTTTCCCTggaggaggccgaggactaCCTGGACATCATCTCCCAGCCCATGGACTTCCAGACCATGCTGGGGAAGTTCGGCCAAAGCTCGTACCGCCACGCTCAGGATTTCTTCGAAGACTTGAAGCTGGTCTTCTCCAACGCCGAGGAGTACAACCAGCAGGGCAGCACGGTGCTCTCCTGCATGGTGAAGACGGAGCAGGCCTTcacggagctgctgcagaagctgctgccCGGCCTCACCTacctccgccgccgctcacggAAGAGAGTCAGCCAGCAGCCCGCAAcgtccgaggaggaggaggaggaggaggaggaggaagacgaagaggaggaggaagaagacgaggagcaggaagaggagcccaagaagaaaatgcagaatGGAAAATCCAGCAGGAAGAACGCCAGAAATGCTCGGGGACGCAAGGGccgggagagggagagcgagagcgagcaggacgaggatgaggaggaggaggaggaggaagaggaggaggaggacgacggcgGCCCGAGGAGAAGCAAGCGCAGCCAGGCGTCCAGGAGCAGGAAGGACTACAGGGAGCAGGACAGCGACGGCGAGCGGGACACGAGGAGAACTCGCCAGCGGGGGGGCCGGGGCGACGCGAGCAGCGACGAGGACCGCCCCAGCCAGCAGCGACATTCCAAGAGGCAGAAACGCTCGTGA
- the LOC115400529 gene encoding tyrosine-protein kinase BAZ1B-like isoform X2, whose protein sequence is MAPLLGRKPYPLVKPLAEPPGPGEEVYIIEHTKEAFRNKEEYEARLERYSERIWTCKSTGSNQLTHKEAWEEEQEVTELLQEEYNEWFEKPVLEMVHHNTVSLDKLVEMAWVEILTKYAVGEECDFLVGKDKSLRVKVVKVHPLENPEGEPGEKKLEGACDSPSSDKENASQENQRKEPPLREEESRRESLSDRARRSPRKLPTAMKEEKKRWVMPKFLPHKYDVKLINEDKVISNVPVDSLFRTERPPTKEIIRYFIRHYALRLGMAENAPWVVEDELVKKYSLPSKFSDFLLDPHKFLAENPSAKRKSLTSPDGRSSKKLKTGDTAGQESGNEKGEKKRRKKSDGLGMPLSPTIWGHMQIKMNGSPLKVKNSGTPKKDGKGSSPASPRSGRKSVDKKRGKKTGKGDDKLNVLKASKKDGKAGAKTPKMKQMTLLHLAKSPPAGSPKKRARSTGMGTPKLGKPLHPMALHLLRYYKENKGKEDKKNSLSSLISKAAKALSSDDRGRLPEELRELVQKRWELLEQKKRWAAMSEEERKVEMKKKREELREKLREKAKERRVKEMLVRREQSRRYEDQEIEGGKNLPAFKLVDMPEGLPNTLFGNVAMVVDFLHCYAGLLMPDDQYPITAVALIEALAGDRSGFLYLNRVLVVLLQTLLQDELAEGYSELDMPLSEIPLTMHSASELARLCLRPCDTHGEESGQGSEDSGAPGGFDDVVTTEYLEKLETVEVFELTPEEKVTLLVALCHRILMTYSVVDHVDAKQQRSAELWKERLAMLKEVNDRKRAEKKMRKEMESKGEKKKESSVKKENKKEAVKAEPEPEDMISSVKNRRLMAMQAKKEKEEMDRQNKERMEKEAEEERIRKQRAATERAFQDGITKARLVMRRTPLGTDRNHNRYWLFSDVVPGLYIEKGWVHEGIDYNFTPPPEDKPAEPEVEDEEEEDSEAAAAPDSQEAEKDDGSVDGAASEGLQQGPAVDVCIETTVPKQGQNLWFICGSPAELEELVESLHPQGVRESELKGNIQSRYQEIVHSIHLSRKAKLGLRTCDGYSELLKYMRSDIQEVASRLQKGGLGYLDDNTDIEDQLEHMESLKDFGECVITIQACVIKKFLQGFMAPKQKKKKKQGGEESSKAEEVDEEKRLAEEARVATAVEKWKTAIREAQTFSRMHVLLGMLDACIKWDMSAENARCKVCRRKGDDEKLILCDECNKAFHLFCLRPALYRIPTGEWLCPACQPTIARRGSRSRNYNQDTDEEEDEEDSEEEDSDEDEEDEEENDYKAMGHSLRPRKKNKQSSTRQKSSKSKSKKPSQGSKQKTGPNSPADIDELVRQSSQTGVRRQVLELERCEEILKKLMKFRYSWPFREPVSLEEAEDYLDIISQPMDFQTMLGKFGQSSYRHAQDFFEDLKLVFSNAEEYNQQGSTVLSCMVKTEQAFTELLQKLLPGLTYLRRRSRKRVSQQPATSEEEEEEEEEEDEEEEEEDEEQEEEPKKKMQNGKSSRKNARNARGRKGRERESESEQDEDEEEEEEEEEEEDDGGPRRSKRSQASRSRKDYREQDSDGERDTRRTRQRGGRGDASSDEDRPSQQRHSKRQKRS, encoded by the exons ATGGCACCGCTTTTGGGCCGGAAACCGTACCCACTGGTTAAGCCGCTAGCCGAGCCACCAGGCCCGGGAGAGGAGGTCTACATCATCGAGCACACCAAGGAGGCCTTCAGGAACAAAGA AGAGTACGAGGCGCGGTTGGAGAGGTACAGCGAGCGCATCTGGACGTGTAAGAGCACTGGAAGCAACCAGCTCACACACAAAGAAGCATGGGAGGAGGAACAAGAAGTCACTGAACT GCTCCAGGAGGAGTATAACGAGTGGTTTGAGAAGCCCGTCCTGGAGATGGTCCACCACAACACAGTGTCTTTGGACAAACTGGTGGAAATGGCTTGGGTGGAAATCCTCACCAAGTACGCCGTGGGTGAAGAATGTGACTTTCTG GTGGGGAAGGACAAAAGTTTGCGAGTCAAGGTGGTGAAGGTCCATCCTTTAGAAAACCCCGAGGGTGAGCCTGGGGAGAAGAAGCTCGAAGGAGCCTGTGACTCCCCTTCCAGTGACAAGGAGAACGCAAGCCAGGAAAACCAGAGGAAAGAGCCTCCACtgcgagaggaggagagcaggagggagagccTGA GTGATCGGGCTCGACGTTCTCCGAGGAAACTTCCTACTGccatgaaagaagagaagaagagatggGTCATGCCCAAATTCCTCCCTCATAAGTACGACGTGAAGCTCATCAATGAGGACAAG GTGATCAGTAACGTGCCAGTAGACAGTCTGTTCAGGACAGAGCGTCCTCCCACCAAGGAGATCATACGCTACTTCATCAGGCACTACGCTCTGAGGCTGGGCATGGCAGAAAACGCTCCCTGGGTGGTTGAAGACGAACTGGTGAAAAAATACAGTCTGCCCAGCAAATTCAGTGACTTCCTGCTTGATCCACACAAG TTTTTGGCAGAAAATCCCTCAGCCAAGCGTAAAAGTTTGACGTCTCCGGATGGGAGATCAAGCAAGAAGCTGAAGACGGGCGACACGGCGGGACAGGAATCGGGAAATGAGaagggggaaaagaaaaggagaaagaagagCGACGGCCTGGGGATGCCCCTCAGTCCCACCATTTGGGGTCACATGCAG ATTAAAATGAATGGTTCTCCACTCAAGGTAAAGAACTCGGGGACTCCTAAGAAGGACGGCAAGGGCTCTTCTCCCGCCTCGCCGAGATCCGGCCGAAAGTCTGTGGACaagaagagaggaaagaaaacaggaaaaggtGACGATAAGCTCAACGTTCTCAAAGCCTCCAAAAAGGACGGAAAAGCCGGGGCGAAAACACCAAAGATGAAGCAGATGACTCTGCTACATTTGGCCAAGAGCCCCCCTGCAGGAAGTCCAAAGAAGAGAGCCCGCAGTACAGGCATGGGCACGCCGAAGCTCGGGAAGCCTCTGCACCCCATGGCTCTCCACCTCCTTCGCTACTACAAAGAGAACAAGGGCAAAGAGGATAAGAAGAACTCCCTTTCCTCTCTCATCTCCAAAGCAGCGAAGGCCTTGTCCTCAGACGACCGCGGTCGGCTGCCGGAGGAGCTCAGAGAGCTGGTCCAGAAACGCTGGGAGCTTCTGGAGCAGAAGAAGCGATGGGCCGCCATGAgcgaagaggagaggaaggtggagatgaagaagaaacGCGAGGAGCTCCGGGAGAAGCTGAGAGAAAAGGCCAAGGAGCGACGCGTGAAGGAGATGCTGGTCCGCCGCGAGCAGTCGCGAAGATACGAAGACCAAGAGATCGAAGGCGGCAAAAACCTGCCAGCGTTCAAACTGGTGGACATGCCCGAGGGGCTGCCCAACACCCTGTTCGGCAACGTGGCCATGGTGGTGGACTTCCTCCACTGCTACGCCGGGCTGCTGATGCCGGACGACCAGTACCCGATCACGGCCGTCGCTCTGATAGAGGCGCTGGCGGGAGACAGGTCCGGCTTCCTGTACCTGAACCGCGTGCTGGTGGTCTTGCTccagacgctgctgcaggacgagcTGGCCGAAGGCTACAGCGAGCTCGACATGCCCCTGTCGGAAATCCCCCTCACCATGCACTCCGCCTCCGAGCTGGCGCGGCTGTGCCTGCGGCCGTGCGACACCCACGGCGAGGAGAGCGGGCAGGGGTCGGAGGActcgggggccccggggggcttCGACGACGTGGTGACGACGGAGTacctggagaagctggagacGGTGGAGGTGTTCGAGCTGACTCCCGAGGAGAAGGTCACCCTGCTGGTGGCGCTGTGCCACCGCATCCTCATGACGTACTCGGTGGTGGACCACGTGGACGCCAAGCAGCAGCGGTCGGCCGAGCTGTGGAAGGAGCGCCTGGCGATGCTGAAAGAGGTCAACGACCGCAAGAGGGCCGAGAAGAAGATGCGGAAGGAGATGGAGAGCAAAG gagagaagaaaaaagagtcaagtgtaaagaaagaaaacaaaaaagaagcgGTGAAGGCCGAGCCTGAGCCAGAGGACATGATCAGCTCGGTGAAGAACCGGCGGCTGATGGCCATGCAGgccaagaaggagaaggaggagatggacagACAGAACAAAG AACGGATGGAGAAGGAGGCCGAAGAGGAGCGGATACGTAAACAGAGGGCCGCCACCGAGAGAGCCTTCCAAGATGGCATCACCAAAGCCAGGCTGGTGATGCGCCGGACGCCGCTGGGGACGGACAGGAATCATAACAG GTACTGGCTTTTCTCCGACGTCGTCCCCGGCCTGTACATAGAGAAAGGATGGGTGCATGAAGGCATCGACTACAACTTCACCCCCCCGCCAGAGGACAAACCAGCCGAACCCGAGgtggaagacgaggaggaggaggacagtgaaGCAGCCGCTGCCCCTGATTCACAGG AAGCTGAGAAGGATGACGGGAGTGTCGATGGTGCGGCGAGCGAAGGGCtgcagcagggaccagcagtgGATGTCTGCATAGAGACGACGGTTCCCAAACAGGGACAGAACCTCTG GTTCATCTGTGGCAGCccggcggagctggaggagctggtggaaaGCCTTCATCCTCAGGGGGTCAGAGAGAGCGAGCTCAAGGGAAATATACAAAGCAG GTACCAGGAGATCGTCCACTCCATCCACCTGAGCCGTAAAGCCAAGCTGGGCCTCAGGACCTGCGACGGCTACTCAGAGCTGCTCAAATACATGCGCAGCGACATCCAGGAGGTGGCTTCACGACTCCAGAAGGGAGGCCTGGGATACCTGGACGACAACACGGACATCGAAGACCAG TTGGAACATATGGAGAGCTTGAAGGACTTTGGCGAGTGCGTCATCACCATCCAGGCTTGTGTCATCAAGAAGTTCCTGCAGGGATTCATGGCcccaaagcagaagaagaagaagaagcagggagGGGAAGAAAGCAGCAAAGCTGAAGAAGTGGACGAAGAGAAGAGGCTGGCAGAAGAAGCCAGG GTAGCGACAGCGGTGGAGAAGTGGAAGACGGCTATCAGAGAGGCTCAGACCTTCTCCCGCATGCACGTGCTGCTGGGGATGTTGGATGCGTGCATTAAGTGGGACATGTCGGCCGAGAACGCTCGCTGCAAAGTCTGTCGCAGGAAAG GTGATGACGAGAAACTGATCCTCTGTGACGAATGCAACAAGGCCTTCCACCTGTTCTGTCTGCGGCCGGCTCTGTACCGCATCCCCACCGGGGAGTGGCTGTGCCCGGCCTGCCAGCCGACCATCGCCCGGCGAGGCTCCCGCTCCAG AAACTATAATCAGGACACggatgaagaagaggatgaggaggactctgaagaggaggactccgacgaagatgaagaggacgaggaggaaaaCGACTACAAAGCCATGGGGCACAGCT TGAGACCAaggaagaagaacaagcagTCTTCAACTCGACAAAAAAGCTCAAAGAGTAAATCCAAGAAGCCGTCTCAGGGCAGCAAACAGAAAACGGGTCCCAACAGCCCTGCAGACATCGATGAATTG gtgCGGCAGAGCTCCCAGACGGGAGTGCGCCGACAGGTGCTAGAGCTGGAGCGGTGCGAGGAAATCCTCAAGAAACTGATGAAGTTCCGCTACAGCTGGCCTTTCAG GGAGCCCGTTTCCCTggaggaggccgaggactaCCTGGACATCATCTCCCAGCCCATGGACTTCCAGACCATGCTGGGGAAGTTCGGCCAAAGCTCGTACCGCCACGCTCAGGATTTCTTCGAAGACTTGAAGCTGGTCTTCTCCAACGCCGAGGAGTACAACCAGCAGGGCAGCACGGTGCTCTCCTGCATGGTGAAGACGGAGCAGGCCTTcacggagctgctgcagaagctgctgccCGGCCTCACCTacctccgccgccgctcacggAAGAGAGTCAGCCAGCAGCCCGCAAcgtccgaggaggaggaggaggaggaggaggaggaagacgaagaggaggaggaagaagacgaggagcaggaagaggagcccaagaagaaaatgcagaatGGAAAATCCAGCAGGAAGAACGCCAGAAATGCTCGGGGACGCAAGGGccgggagagggagagcgagagcgagcaggacgaggatgaggaggaggaggaggaggaagaggaggaggaggacgacggcgGCCCGAGGAGAAGCAAGCGCAGCCAGGCGTCCAGGAGCAGGAAGGACTACAGGGAGCAGGACAGCGACGGCGAGCGGGACACGAGGAGAACTCGCCAGCGGGGGGGCCGGGGCGACGCGAGCAGCGACGAGGACCGCCCCAGCCAGCAGCGACATTCCAAGAGGCAGAAACGCTCGTGA